A portion of the Bacillus thuringiensis genome contains these proteins:
- the clpC gene encoding ATP-dependent protease ATP-binding subunit ClpC yields MMFGRFTERAQKVLALSQEEAIRIGHNNIGTEHILLGLVREGEGIAAKALIALGLSPEKVQKEVEALIGRGTEASQTVHYTPRAKKVIELSMDEARKLGHSYVGTEHILLGLIREGEGVAARVLNNLGVSLNKARQQVLQLLGSNEASSGHQGGSAANANTPTLDSLARDLTVVARENRLDPVIGRGKEIQRVIEVLSRRTKNNPVLIGEPGVGKTAIAEGLAQQIVNNEVPETLRDKRVMTLDMGTVVAGTKYRGEFEDRLKKVMDEIRQAGNIILFIDELHTLIGAGGAEGAIDASNILKPSLARGELQCIGATTLDEYRKYIEKDAALERRFQPIHVDEPSLEESIQILKGLRDRYEAHHRVSITDDAIDAAVKLSDRYITDRFLPDKAIDLIDEAASKVRLRSYTTPPNLKELEVKLEEIRKEKDAAVQSQEFEKAASLRDMEQRLREKLEDTKRQWKEQQGKENSEVTVEDIANVVSTWTRIPVSKLAQTETDKLLNLESILHDRLIGQDEAVVAVAKAVRRARAGLKDPKRPIGSFIFLGPTGVGKTELARALAESMFGDEDAMIRIDMSEYMEKHSTSRLVGSPPGYVGYEEGGQLTEKVRRKPYSVVLLDEVEKAHPDVFNILLQVLEDGRLTDSKGRTVDFRNTIVIMTSNVGAEALKRNKHLGFNVQDESRDYSDMKGKVMDELKKAFRPEFLNRIDEIIVFHMLEKKHIQEIVTLMVNQLVNRLKEQEIELHLTEGAISAIADKGFDREYGARPLRRAIQKHVEDRLSEELLKGAIEKGQKVIFDVEGESFVIHSAEKVK; encoded by the coding sequence CATTATACACCTCGTGCTAAAAAGGTTATTGAATTATCTATGGATGAAGCGCGTAAGCTAGGCCATTCTTACGTTGGAACAGAACACATTTTACTCGGTTTAATCCGTGAAGGTGAAGGTGTAGCCGCACGTGTTTTAAATAATTTAGGTGTAAGTCTAAATAAAGCAAGACAGCAAGTTTTACAACTTCTTGGAAGTAATGAAGCTAGTTCAGGTCATCAAGGTGGTTCAGCAGCAAATGCAAATACACCGACACTTGACAGTTTAGCAAGGGACTTAACAGTTGTTGCGCGTGAAAATCGCTTAGACCCTGTTATTGGACGTGGTAAAGAAATTCAACGTGTAATTGAGGTATTAAGCCGTAGAACGAAAAACAACCCAGTATTAATTGGTGAGCCTGGTGTAGGTAAAACGGCAATTGCAGAAGGATTAGCACAGCAAATTGTAAATAATGAAGTTCCTGAAACTTTAAGAGATAAGCGTGTTATGACACTAGATATGGGTACAGTGGTAGCTGGAACGAAATATCGCGGTGAATTTGAAGATCGTTTAAAGAAAGTGATGGATGAAATTCGCCAAGCAGGTAATATTATTCTATTTATTGATGAGCTTCATACATTAATTGGTGCAGGTGGAGCAGAAGGTGCAATCGATGCATCGAATATTTTGAAACCATCTTTAGCACGAGGAGAGTTACAATGTATTGGGGCAACAACTTTAGATGAGTATCGTAAATATATTGAAAAAGACGCGGCTTTAGAAAGACGTTTTCAACCAATTCATGTTGATGAGCCAAGTTTAGAAGAATCGATTCAAATCTTGAAAGGTTTACGTGATCGTTATGAGGCGCATCACCGTGTATCTATTACAGATGACGCTATTGATGCAGCTGTAAAACTTTCAGATCGTTATATTACAGATCGCTTTTTACCGGATAAAGCAATTGATTTAATTGATGAAGCTGCTTCAAAAGTTCGCTTACGTTCTTATACAACACCACCAAACTTAAAAGAGCTTGAAGTGAAGCTTGAGGAGATTCGAAAAGAAAAAGATGCAGCTGTACAAAGTCAAGAATTTGAAAAGGCTGCATCCTTACGTGATATGGAGCAACGCTTACGTGAGAAGTTAGAAGATACAAAACGTCAATGGAAAGAGCAACAAGGAAAAGAAAATTCAGAGGTTACGGTAGAAGATATTGCAAATGTCGTTTCTACATGGACGCGTATCCCAGTTTCTAAACTTGCACAAACAGAGACTGATAAATTATTAAATTTAGAATCCATTCTTCATGATCGTTTGATTGGTCAAGATGAAGCAGTAGTAGCTGTAGCAAAAGCTGTTCGTCGTGCAAGAGCAGGATTAAAAGATCCGAAGCGCCCAATTGGTTCATTTATATTCTTAGGGCCAACAGGTGTAGGTAAAACAGAACTTGCAAGAGCACTGGCAGAATCTATGTTCGGTGATGAAGATGCAATGATTCGCATCGATATGTCAGAGTACATGGAGAAGCATTCTACTTCCCGTTTAGTTGGTTCTCCTCCAGGATACGTTGGATATGAAGAAGGTGGACAATTAACAGAGAAAGTTCGTCGCAAGCCATATTCAGTTGTCTTATTAGATGAGGTAGAGAAAGCTCATCCGGATGTGTTTAATATTTTACTACAAGTATTAGAAGATGGTCGTTTAACAGATTCTAAAGGACGTACAGTTGATTTCCGTAATACGATTGTTATTATGACGTCTAACGTTGGTGCTGAGGCGTTAAAACGTAACAAACATCTTGGATTTAATGTACAAGATGAAAGCCGTGATTATTCGGATATGAAAGGTAAAGTAATGGATGAGCTGAAAAAGGCATTTCGTCCAGAATTCTTAAACCGTATTGATGAAATTATCGTATTCCATATGCTTGAGAAAAAACATATTCAAGAGATTGTAACTCTTATGGTAAATCAGTTAGTGAATCGCTTAAAAGAACAAGAAATCGAGTTGCACTTAACAGAAGGGGCAATTTCAGCTATTGCTGATAAAGGATTTGATCGTGAGTACGGTGCTCGTCCGCTTCGTAGAGCAATTCAGAAACATGTAGAAGATAGACTATCAGAAGAACTTTTAAAAGGTGCTATTGAGAAAGGACAAAAAGTTATCTTTGATGTAGAAGGAGAATCATTTGTCATTCATAGTGCAGAAAAGGTAAAATAA